From the genome of Vigna angularis cultivar LongXiaoDou No.4 chromosome 11, ASM1680809v1, whole genome shotgun sequence, one region includes:
- the LOC108334194 gene encoding tRNA (guanine(37)-N1)-methyltransferase 1 isoform X1: MVGMTMTNVFLKPHLILLPSKFLFPNTFKPSLAHTLTTTFFIPHFSTTPLSYGPSLRKGTIPSHSQSQSSQNQNDAVLREEVFTRVFLLAALRVPSAECSALESRLRGHLLNWPRVRNIARVPGDDLDPSLAPLLPQPISGDGEFDNEEERTLISVQRRIHGKADGDGDVLSPVLYRDKLARTFNSRGFVKFRNLAKISRPNRNKKRKKRKEGMEVEDGRRVGQNGFAVVEVVEEEEEDSVAMRKLLGEEFVSSKWRGSTRLLLLDERFAGRGVEELPEAIKAVLKEYAEKNTMLTLELVRCKLTLFYDYWQMTEVLETLLPEGMIVPSTFESVGHIAHLNLREEHLPYKRLIAKVVLDKNRPKIQSVVNKIDSIQNEYRTMQLEVLAGNHSLVTTVVENGLRFQVDLATVYWSSRLGTERQRLLSGFTRKDVVCDVFSGVGPLAISAARIVKRVFANDLNPYAVEYLERNSVLNKLEKKIKVFNMDGRRFIKSLYASDVSQSITQVVMNLPSEAAEFLDAFRGIYKNRPKDGEYTFPMIHVYGFSKARDPEFDFHERIRIALVEVAVNVDVRRVRLVAPGKWMLCASFILPKSVAFANTTVDT, translated from the exons ATGGTTGGCATGACCATGACCAACGTATTCCTAAAACCCCATCTCATTCTCCTTCCCTCAAAATTCTTGTTCCCTAACACATTCAAACCCTCCCTTGCTCATACTCTTACAACAACTTTCTTCATCCCACATTTCTCCACAACCCCTCTCTCCTACGGACCCTCCCTCCGTAAAGGTACTATACCCTCCCACTCCCAATCCCAATCATCGCAAAATCAAAACGATGCCGTCCTCCGGGAAGAAGTCTTCACCCGCGTCTTCCTCCTCGCCGCCCTCCGTGTCCCCTCCGCCGAATGCTCCGCCCTCGAAAGCCGACTCCGCGGCCACCTCCTCAACTGGCCCCGCGTCCGCAACATCGCCCGCGTCCCCGGCGATGACCTCGACCCTAGCCTCGCTCCTCTATTACCTCAGCCAATTAGCGGTGACGGCGAATTCGATAACGAAGAAGAAAGAACTCTCATCTCGGTGCAGCGCCGGATCCATGGTAAGGCCGACGGAGATGGCGACGTTCTGAGTCCCGTTCTGTACCGCGACAAACTCGCAAGGACGTTCAACTCGCGCGGATTCGTGAAGTTCCGCAACCTCGCGAAGATTTCGCGGCCGAACAGGAAtaagaagaggaaaaagaggAAGGAGGGGATGGAAGTGGAAGACGGTAGGCGCGTGGGGCAGAACGGTTTTGCCGTGGTTGAGGTTGttgaggaggaagaagaagatagtGTTGCTATGAGGAAGTTGCTGGGAGAAGAATTTGTCAGTAGCAAGTGGAGGGGCTCGACGAGGTTGCTGCTTCTGGACGAACGCTTCGCGGGTCGCGGTGTGGAGGAGTTGCCTGAGGCAATTAAG GCTGTTTTGAAGGAGTATGCAGAAAAGAATACAATGTTGACCCTTGAGCTAGTTAGATGCAAGCTGACACTATTCTATGATTACTGGCAGATGACCGAG GTTTTGGAGACCTTGTTGCCTGAGGGTATGATTGTTCCTTCAACTTTTGAGTCTGTTGGTCATATAGCACACTTAAATTTGAGGGAAGAACATTTACCATACAAGAGGCTAATAGCAAag GTTGTACTGGATAAAAATAGGCCAAAGATACAATCGGTTGTGAACAAGATTGATTCCATTCAAAATGAGTACAGGACTATGCAGCTCGAGGTTTTAGCAGGGAACCACTCTCTTGTGACTACAGTAGTTGAGAATGGACTTCGCTTTCAGGTTGACTTAGCAACAGT ATATTGGAGTTCTAGGCTTGGAACTGAAAGACAAAGGCTTCTGAGTGGTTTCACACGGAAAGATGTTGTCT GTGATGTTTTCTCGGGAGTTGGTCCCTTAGCCATATCTGCTGCGAGGATAGTTAAGCGTGTTTTTGCTAATGACTTAAATCCATATGCAGTTGAGTATCTGGAAAGAAATAGTGTTTTAAATAAACTTGAGAAGAAGATTAAG GTCTTCAACATGGATGGAAGAAGGTTCATTAAGTCTCTTTATGCCAGTGATGTTTCTCAGTCCATCACGCAAGTGGTTATGAACTTGCCAAGTGAAGCTGCAGAATTTCTAG ATGCATTTCGGGGAATATACAAAAATAGACCCAAGGATGGGGAATATACTTTTCCTATGATCCATGTGTATGGATTCTCCAAAGCGCGAGATCCAGAATTTGATTTTCACGAG AGAATAAGAATTGCGCTGGTAGAAGTAGCAGTCAACGTAGACGTGCGACGGGTACGACTTGTTGCTCCTGGAAAATGGATGCTGTGCGCATCATTTATTCTCCCTAAAAGTGTAGCATTTGCTAATACCACAGTTGATACCTAA
- the LOC108332813 gene encoding protein SPOROCYTELESS, whose product MASEHNMFHEEDGKDEAGRSRSRSRRTNGKGPKKPPQRGLGVAQLERLRIQESWKKMSEGSSGVLPPVTTLHDHHHHHQQQLFQRHPSPNLGFQFQCPQQHVISGNSTIGGSWIVPNRVVGNGSYGSGPPLLVGTPLETSKELSSIPNLHSQPECFDFCLKKTRFNEDNEKGSNARRERTLEIWPNGHDFLGFMPQSSVSSLVGETGDFYDKLARHDSASAYACATPNDENVEVVAVHRRGNSASGRVFMEYEFFPGKDGRGTTPKELELPTIGSVGVGGGEASSITAAAYGDSASNYIDLSLKLSR is encoded by the exons ATGGCTTCTGAGCACAACATGTTCCATGAAGAAGATGGAAAGGATGAAGCTGGAAGAAGCAGAAGCAGGAGTAGGAGGACAAATGGGAAGGGTCCAAAGAAGCCACCCCAGAGAGGTTTGGGTGTGGCTCAGTTAGAAAGGTTGAGGATTCAAGAGTCttggaagaagatgagtgaAGGCTCTTCTGGAGTACTACCACCAGTAACTACCctccatgatcatcatcatcatcatcaacaacaactttTTCAGCGCCACCCATCACCAAACCTTGGCTTTCAGTTTCAGTGCCCTCAACAACATGTGATCAGTGGAAACAGCACTATTGGTGGGAGCTGGATAGTTCCTAACAGGGTTGTTGGTAATGGTTCCTATGGATCTGGTCCTCCACTTTTGGTTGGAACCCCTCTCGAGACCTCGAAAGAGCTCTCTTCAATTCCAAATCTCCATTCTCAACCtgaatgttttgatttttgCCTCAAG AAAACACGATTCAATGAAGACAATGAAAAGGGATCAAATGCAAGGAGGGAGAGGACTTTAGAGATATGGCCCAATGGCCATGATTTTCTAGGATTTATGCCCCAATCTTCTGTCTCAAGCCTTGTTGGGGAAACCGGTGATTTCTATGACAAACTGGCCAGGCATGATTCTGCTAGTGCTTATGCTTGTGCAACTCCCAATGATGAG AATGTAGAGGTTGTTGCGGTTCACAGGAGGGGAAACTCAGCGAGTGGCAGGGTTTTCATGGAATATGAGTTTTTCCCAGGAAAAGATGGCAGAGGCACTACTCCCAAGGAGCTGGAATTGCCCACAATAGGTTCAGTTGGTGTAGGTGGTGGTGAAGCTTCTTCTATCACTGCTGCAGCCTATGGAGATTCTGCTTCTAATTATATTGATTTGTCTCTGAAGCTCTCACGCTAG
- the LOC108334194 gene encoding tRNA (guanine(37)-N1)-methyltransferase 1 isoform X2, translated as MVGMTMTNVFLKPHLILLPSKFLFPNTFKPSLAHTLTTTFFIPHFSTTPLSYGPSLRKGTIPSHSQSQSSQNQNDAVLREEVFTRVFLLAALRVPSAECSALESRLRGHLLNWPRVRNIARVPGDDLDPSLAPLLPQPISGDGEFDNEEERTLISVQRRIHGKADGDGDVLSPVLYRDKLARTFNSRGFVKFRNLAKISRPNRNKKRKKRKEGMEVEDGRRVGQNGFAVVEVVEEEEEDSVAMRKLLGEEFVSSKWRGSTRLLLLDERFAGRGVEELPEAIKAVLKEYAEKNTMLTLELVRCKLTLFYDYWQMTEVLETLLPEGMIVPSTFESVGHIAHLNLREEHLPYKRLIAKVVLDKNRPKIQSVVNKIDSIQNEYRTMQLEVLAGNHSLVTTVVENGLRFQVDLATVYWSSRLGTERQRLLSGFTRKDVVCDVFSGVGPLAISAARIVKRVFANDLNPYAVEYLERNSVLNKLEKKIKVFNMDGRRFIKSLYASDVSQSITQVVMNLPSEAAEFLDAFRGIYKNRPKDGEYTFPMIHVYGFSKARDPEFDFHERIRIALVEVAVNVDVRRLTGSTASLFSLILGVAPCCLTCLLSDLN; from the exons ATGGTTGGCATGACCATGACCAACGTATTCCTAAAACCCCATCTCATTCTCCTTCCCTCAAAATTCTTGTTCCCTAACACATTCAAACCCTCCCTTGCTCATACTCTTACAACAACTTTCTTCATCCCACATTTCTCCACAACCCCTCTCTCCTACGGACCCTCCCTCCGTAAAGGTACTATACCCTCCCACTCCCAATCCCAATCATCGCAAAATCAAAACGATGCCGTCCTCCGGGAAGAAGTCTTCACCCGCGTCTTCCTCCTCGCCGCCCTCCGTGTCCCCTCCGCCGAATGCTCCGCCCTCGAAAGCCGACTCCGCGGCCACCTCCTCAACTGGCCCCGCGTCCGCAACATCGCCCGCGTCCCCGGCGATGACCTCGACCCTAGCCTCGCTCCTCTATTACCTCAGCCAATTAGCGGTGACGGCGAATTCGATAACGAAGAAGAAAGAACTCTCATCTCGGTGCAGCGCCGGATCCATGGTAAGGCCGACGGAGATGGCGACGTTCTGAGTCCCGTTCTGTACCGCGACAAACTCGCAAGGACGTTCAACTCGCGCGGATTCGTGAAGTTCCGCAACCTCGCGAAGATTTCGCGGCCGAACAGGAAtaagaagaggaaaaagaggAAGGAGGGGATGGAAGTGGAAGACGGTAGGCGCGTGGGGCAGAACGGTTTTGCCGTGGTTGAGGTTGttgaggaggaagaagaagatagtGTTGCTATGAGGAAGTTGCTGGGAGAAGAATTTGTCAGTAGCAAGTGGAGGGGCTCGACGAGGTTGCTGCTTCTGGACGAACGCTTCGCGGGTCGCGGTGTGGAGGAGTTGCCTGAGGCAATTAAG GCTGTTTTGAAGGAGTATGCAGAAAAGAATACAATGTTGACCCTTGAGCTAGTTAGATGCAAGCTGACACTATTCTATGATTACTGGCAGATGACCGAG GTTTTGGAGACCTTGTTGCCTGAGGGTATGATTGTTCCTTCAACTTTTGAGTCTGTTGGTCATATAGCACACTTAAATTTGAGGGAAGAACATTTACCATACAAGAGGCTAATAGCAAag GTTGTACTGGATAAAAATAGGCCAAAGATACAATCGGTTGTGAACAAGATTGATTCCATTCAAAATGAGTACAGGACTATGCAGCTCGAGGTTTTAGCAGGGAACCACTCTCTTGTGACTACAGTAGTTGAGAATGGACTTCGCTTTCAGGTTGACTTAGCAACAGT ATATTGGAGTTCTAGGCTTGGAACTGAAAGACAAAGGCTTCTGAGTGGTTTCACACGGAAAGATGTTGTCT GTGATGTTTTCTCGGGAGTTGGTCCCTTAGCCATATCTGCTGCGAGGATAGTTAAGCGTGTTTTTGCTAATGACTTAAATCCATATGCAGTTGAGTATCTGGAAAGAAATAGTGTTTTAAATAAACTTGAGAAGAAGATTAAG GTCTTCAACATGGATGGAAGAAGGTTCATTAAGTCTCTTTATGCCAGTGATGTTTCTCAGTCCATCACGCAAGTGGTTATGAACTTGCCAAGTGAAGCTGCAGAATTTCTAG ATGCATTTCGGGGAATATACAAAAATAGACCCAAGGATGGGGAATATACTTTTCCTATGATCCATGTGTATGGATTCTCCAAAGCGCGAGATCCAGAATTTGATTTTCACGAG AGAATAAGAATTGCGCTGGTAGAAGTAGCAGTCAACGTAGACGTGCGACGG CTAACGGGGTCCACTGCATCTCTATTCTCTCTCATCTTGGGTGTGGCCCCATGCTGCTTGACATGTCTCCTCTCAGACCTCAATTGA
- the LOC108334194 gene encoding retrovirus-related Pol polyprotein from transposon RE2 isoform X3 — protein MLSDRSSKHMIGTGCESHGLYHLRPSPHVGVVMESPSLLHAQFGHPSLVKLQQLVPRLSTLSSLSCESCQLGKHTRSSFPRSVSQRASSPFSLVHSDIWGPSRVKSILGFQYFVTFIDDYSRCTWLFLMKNRSELFSIFQSFFNEIKTQFGVSIQNLRSDNGREYLSQPFKQFMASHGILHQTSCAYTPQQNGVAERKNRHLIETTRTLLIHGQVPSRFWGDAVLTACYLINRMPSSVLDNKIPHSILFPQDPLHPLPLRVFGSTCFVHDFSPGLGKLSPRSQKCVFLGFPRSQKGYKCFSPSLNRHFISADVTFDESSFYFSHLSSSSVPLLVTVDIPLICDPPGDAPPLLSSPSLDSHLPQDHPSPPPLQVYSRRNCLPHDSLPVPPHVTPPAPATESDLPIALRKGDVFSGVGPLAISAARIVKRVFANDLNPYAVEYLERNSVLNKLEKKIKVFNMDGRRFIKSLYASDVSQSITQVVMNLPSEAAEFLDAFRGIYKNRPKDGEYTFPMIHVYGFSKARDPEFDFHERIRIALVEVAVNVDVRRVRLVAPGKWMLCASFILPKSVAFANTTVDT, from the exons ATGTTGTCT gaccggagttcgaaacacatgattggcacaggatgtgagtctcatggcctttatcatctccgcccttctccacatgttggcgtagtcatggagtcaccatcccttcttcatgctcagttcggtcatcctagtcttgtcaaactacaacaacttgtcccgaggttgtccacattatcaagtttgtcgtgtgagtcttgtcagttagggaagcatactcgtagttcctttcctcgtagtgtctcacaacgggcgtcgtcccccttttcattggttcattctgacatttggggacctagtcgtgttaagtccattttaggttttcagtattttgttacctttattgatgactattccagatgtacttggttgtttttaatgaagaatcgttctgagttgttttctattttccaatcttttttcaatgaaataaaaacacagtttggggtttctattcaaaatttacgtagtgataatggccgtgaatacctttctcaaccgtttaaacagtttatggcttctcatggcattcttcaccaaacctcatgtgcttatacccctcaacaaaatggggtggctgagcgcaagaatagacaccttattgaaacaactcgtacacttctgattcatggtcaagtaccctcacgtttttggggtgatgcagttctcacagcatgttatcttatcaaccgcatgccatcttccgtcctagataacaaaatccctcattctatcttatttcctcaagaccctctgcatccattacctcttcgagtttttgggtctacatgttttgttcatgattttagtcctggtcttggtaagttatctcctaggtctcaaaaatgtgtcttcttaggatttccacggtcacaaaagggctataagtgtttttccccttccctcaatcgtcattttatctctgctgatgtcacttttgatgagtcttctttttacttttcacatctatcttctagttctgtacctctccttgttactgttgatattcctcttatctgtgatcctcctggtgatgctccaccccttttgtcttctccttctttagactctcatttaccacaggatcatccttcacctccaccccttcaggtttatagtcgccgtaattgtctccctcatgactcacttccggtgccgcctcatgtgactcctccggctccagcaactgagtctgacttgcctattgccctccgtaaag GTGATGTTTTCTCGGGAGTTGGTCCCTTAGCCATATCTGCTGCGAGGATAGTTAAGCGTGTTTTTGCTAATGACTTAAATCCATATGCAGTTGAGTATCTGGAAAGAAATAGTGTTTTAAATAAACTTGAGAAGAAGATTAAG GTCTTCAACATGGATGGAAGAAGGTTCATTAAGTCTCTTTATGCCAGTGATGTTTCTCAGTCCATCACGCAAGTGGTTATGAACTTGCCAAGTGAAGCTGCAGAATTTCTAG ATGCATTTCGGGGAATATACAAAAATAGACCCAAGGATGGGGAATATACTTTTCCTATGATCCATGTGTATGGATTCTCCAAAGCGCGAGATCCAGAATTTGATTTTCACGAG AGAATAAGAATTGCGCTGGTAGAAGTAGCAGTCAACGTAGACGTGCGACGGGTACGACTTGTTGCTCCTGGAAAATGGATGCTGTGCGCATCATTTATTCTCCCTAAAAGTGTAGCATTTGCTAATACCACAGTTGATACCTAA